The region GCAACTGCTCGGCCACCGGCAGCGAGCAGTAGTCGGCGTCGGCGTGGTGCCCGGTCCAGGTGGGGGTGTAGAGCACCGTGGGGTGGGCCAGGCCCCGGGCGGGCTCCGGGCGTACCTGGATCGACTCGACCTGCGGGCGACCCACCACCACGAACTTCTCCGCGGGGATCTGCACCCCGGCGCGGGCGTACCTGTCGATCGCGGCCGGGCCGGCCACGAAGATCCGGTCGAAGATCCCGGACACCGGGTTGGCGCTCGGCGCCTTGTCGCTGTCGCCGTGGTGCAACTGCACGTGGGTGAGCTGGGTGAAGCGGATGCAGTGGCTGTTCTTCGCCCCGTGGTTGACGTAGAACGCCGCCCGAATGCTCGGCACCAGGGCCTCGTCCATGGCCCGCAGGGTGGGGCAGTAGACCACCGGAGCGTCGGTGGCCGCCGCGATCGGTGCCAGGAACTCCGGCTCGCGGAGCACGACCAGGAAGGGCCGGCCGATCCGTTGCAGGTACGGCAGCCACATGGTGACCTGGTATTCCGAGCCGGGCGGGGCGGAGAAGTAGAGCACGAACTCCGGCTGGTGCCGACGCAGCGCGCGGCCCACCGCCCCACCGCCGACGCCCGGCCGGAACCGCCGCCGAGCCAGGTCCAGGGCGACCGTCCCGGCGCCCGCACCGACCAGCAGACTGGCGACCAGTGGCACCACGGCAGGCACTGTCAGCGCGGCGGCGAGGGCCACCACGGCGAGCAGCCCGAGTAGCGCGGTGCCGAGCTGGTCGGCGACCAACGGCGTCCAGGCGCGAACCGGCAGGTTCGCCGTCCGCATCTCCAGATTGCCGGCGGTACGCAGCGGCCCCACCAGCAGCACCAGCCCCAGCAGGACCAGTGCGGTGGCGACCAGCGCCAGGTCGACACCGTCGTCCAGCCGACGCCAGTAACCCACCAGGACCGCGGCGGCGATCAGCGTCGTCTCCGCGACGAGGTCAGCACCGGGCCGGATGCGCTGCTCGACGGCCGAGGCGACCACGGCCGCGACGGCCAACGCCAGGCCCCAGCCGGTGCCGTCGGTGAGCGCCAGCACGACGAAGGCCAGCACGGCCAACCCGGTGCTCAGGCAGCGGGCAGCCAGCTTTCGGACCAGGTCGCCGCGCATGTCGCTCCGTTCGTGGTTCCGCAGCCGTGGGCGTCAGTTGGCCGACGCCACGTCGGCCGGCGTCTCGACCTGACCCGGCCCGGCCTGCGCCGGCACGCTCGGCGTGGCCCCGTCCCCGGGCGCCCGGCGTACGTCGATCACCTGGCCGGTCAGGTCGGAGATCAGCACGTCCAGGGACGACTGGGCGACGGCCTCCGCGGCGAGCAGCGTGTGCTCCGGCTCCTCGCCGAAGGCCCGCGTCCGCATCGGGGTGGCGGTCCGCTCCGGGTTGATGCAGTTGACGCGTACGCCGACGTCGGCCCACTCGTCGGCGAGCGCCTGGGTGAGGTTGACCAGGGCGGCCTTGGTGGCCGAGTAGAGCGCGTAGCGGGCCCGCCCCCGGGTGTAGGAGCTGGAGGTGTAGAGCAGCAACTGACCCTTGGTCTGCTGCAGATAGGGCAGCGCCTGGCGGGCGATGGTCACCGGGCCGACGAAGTTGACCTGGAGCACCCGGTCCATGGTCTCCTCGTCCATCTCGGCGAGTTCGCCCCGCTCCAGGATCCCGGCGGTGACCACCACGTGGTCGATCCGACCGGTGGCCTCGAACGCGGTCGTCAGCGCGGCCTCGACGTCCTCGGCCCGCTCCACGTGGGTGCCGGTGCTGGAACGGCTGAACGGGAAGACCTGGGCGCCGAATCGACGGGCCAGCTCGGTCAGCTCGTGGCCGATGCCGTAGCTGCCGCCGAACACCACGATGGTGCGGCCGGTCAGCTCCTCGCTGTAGCTGCGGTGGTCGGTCAGCCGGGGTGCCTGCGCCGCCGCGAGCTGGAAGAGCTTGTCGGCCAGGTGCACGTCGACCGGGTGGGTGACCTTGATGTTCTCGTCCGAACCGTCGATCACCTTGATCGGGGTGCCGGGCAGGTAGCGCAGCACCACGCCGCAGTCGTCGGTGGCGGCGAAGTTCGGGTCACCCTCGGCGATGCGGTACGCCTCGCGGATGGTGGGGGAACGGAACGCCTGCGGGGTCTGCCCCCGGCGCAGCCGGGACCGCACCGGGATGTCGGTGATGCAGTCGTTGTCGTCCACCTGGATGATCGTGTCCGCGGACGGGATGGCCACGTCCACGGCGTCGTAGGTCCAGAGCGCGTTGACGCACTCACGCACGATCCGTCCGCTGAGCAACGGGCGCACCGCGTCGTGGAAGAGGATGTTGCAGTCCGCCGGGCCGACCGCGTCCAGCGCGATCCGGGTGGTGGCGTTGCGGGTGTCACCACCCTCGATCACCTTGGTGACCTTGCGCAGGCCGGCCTTCTCGACGATCTGCTGGGCGTCGTCGACGTGACCGGACGCCATCAGCACGATGATCTCGTCGATCTCCGGTGCCGCCTCGAAGACCGCCAGGGTGTGCTCGATGATCGGCTTGCCGGCGATCTTCAGCAGCTGCTTCGGGATGCCGAGGCCCAGCCGCGTGCCGGTGCCGCCGGCCAGAACCACGGCCACCGTCCGCGAGGGCCGCCACGGCGTCGGGGTCTCCGCTTCGGCGTCCGGGCCAGTGGTCTGGTCCTGCGTCATTGCCGGATCCTCACTCTCAGGGATGCGTAAACGGAAGGTTCCGCCCGAGCGGCGACGGGATGAACCTTAACGCGCGGACCGCGCCGCCCCAACGCGGGCGACGCGGTCCGTGGCGTCGTGTCGATGCCGAAGGTGCTACTTGCTGTTCGCGTACGCCTCGTAGGCGCGGACGACCTCGTCGGTGGGGCCGTCCATCCGCAGGACGCCCGATTCCAGCCAGATCGTCCGCTCGCAGGTGTCGCGTACGGAGGAGAGCTGGTGGCTGACCAGGAACACCGTGCCCGCGCCCTCGCGCAACTCCCGCACCCGCTGCTCGCTGCGCTTGCGGAAGCCCTTGTCGCCGGTGGCGAGCGCCTCGTCGATGAGCAGCACGTCGTGCTTCTTGGCAGCGGCAATGGAGAACCGTAGCCGGGCCGCCATGCCGGAGGAGTACGTCCGCATCGGCA is a window of Micromonospora sp. WMMD961 DNA encoding:
- a CDS encoding CDP-glycerol glycerophosphotransferase family protein produces the protein MRGDLVRKLAARCLSTGLAVLAFVVLALTDGTGWGLALAVAAVVASAVEQRIRPGADLVAETTLIAAAVLVGYWRRLDDGVDLALVATALVLLGLVLLVGPLRTAGNLEMRTANLPVRAWTPLVADQLGTALLGLLAVVALAAALTVPAVVPLVASLLVGAGAGTVALDLARRRFRPGVGGGAVGRALRRHQPEFVLYFSAPPGSEYQVTMWLPYLQRIGRPFLVVLREPEFLAPIAAATDAPVVYCPTLRAMDEALVPSIRAAFYVNHGAKNSHCIRFTQLTHVQLHHGDSDKAPSANPVSGIFDRIFVAGPAAIDRYARAGVQIPAEKFVVVGRPQVESIQVRPEPARGLAHPTVLYTPTWTGHHADADYCSLPVAEQLLRRLLERGATVILRAHPYTAQNPASARQLGRLTEVLAADRARTGRQHVFGAAARELSLTECVNASDALVSDVSGVISDYLYSGKPYAVTDMGDAGDRFVQRFPLAGSGYVLRRDMSNVDGVLTDLLDTDPLAEARWATRRRYLGDFPAESYAEAFLTAARRELTATDELAAPTPV
- a CDS encoding bifunctional cytidylyltransferase/SDR family oxidoreductase, whose product is MTQDQTTGPDAEAETPTPWRPSRTVAVVLAGGTGTRLGLGIPKQLLKIAGKPIIEHTLAVFEAAPEIDEIIVLMASGHVDDAQQIVEKAGLRKVTKVIEGGDTRNATTRIALDAVGPADCNILFHDAVRPLLSGRIVRECVNALWTYDAVDVAIPSADTIIQVDDNDCITDIPVRSRLRRGQTPQAFRSPTIREAYRIAEGDPNFAATDDCGVVLRYLPGTPIKVIDGSDENIKVTHPVDVHLADKLFQLAAAQAPRLTDHRSYSEELTGRTIVVFGGSYGIGHELTELARRFGAQVFPFSRSSTGTHVERAEDVEAALTTAFEATGRIDHVVVTAGILERGELAEMDEETMDRVLQVNFVGPVTIARQALPYLQQTKGQLLLYTSSSYTRGRARYALYSATKAALVNLTQALADEWADVGVRVNCINPERTATPMRTRAFGEEPEHTLLAAEAVAQSSLDVLISDLTGQVIDVRRAPGDGATPSVPAQAGPGQVETPADVASAN